One Setaria viridis chromosome 3, Setaria_viridis_v4.0, whole genome shotgun sequence DNA window includes the following coding sequences:
- the LOC117847528 gene encoding ras-related protein Rab7 has protein sequence MESWRRRTLLKVIVLGDSGVGKTSLMNQYVNKKFSQQYKATIGADFLTKEVLIEDKLVTLQIWDTAGQERFQSLGVAFYRGADCCVLVYDVNVKRSFSTLNTWHDEFLNQASPSDPKHFPFILVGNKIDLDGGNKRMVYEKKAREWCASKGDIPYFETSAKEDHNVDTAFLCIAKLALAHEHDQDICFKTVAEQVPDTEQTTGCAC, from the exons ATGGAGTCGTGGCGGAGGCGGACGCTGCTCAAGGTCATCGTCCTCGGCGACAGCGG GGTCGGCAAGACGTCGCTGATGAACCA ATATGTGAACAAGAAGTTTAGTCAGCAGTACAAGGCGACGATCGGCGCTGATTTCCTCACCAAGGAGGTGCTCATTGAAGATAAGCTTGTCACCTTGCAG ATTTGGGACACGGCAGGGCAGGAGAGGTTTCAGAGCCTTGGCGTAGCATTCTACAGGGGTGCCGATTGCTGTGTGCTGGTTTATGATGTCAATGTTAAGAGGAGCTTCAGTACACTCAATACCTGGCATGATGAGTTCCTCAATCAA GCTAGCCCATCAGATCCTAAACATTTTCCATTCATTTTGGTCGGGAACAAGATTGATTTAGATGGTGGCAACAAAAGAATG GTTTATGAGAAGAAAGCAAGGGAATGGTGTGCCTCCAAAGGCGATATCCCGTATTTTGAAACCTCTGCAAAAGAGGACCACAATGTTGATACTGCTTTTCTATGCATTGCCAAGCTTGCTTTGGCGCATGAGCATGACCAGGACAT TTGCTTCAAGACGGTTGCAGAACAAGTCCCGGACACTGAACAGACAACCGGATGTGCTTGCTAG
- the LOC117847421 gene encoding uncharacterized protein: protein MAAVGARPVLYHHPAPAGDAAASMSSYFSHGGSSTSSSASSFSAALGAAAPAEPFDISEFLFDDGAGGGGGAAAPGVFATAPDGGAPPPVVPAAGSAISAAAVPAARGAAEAVPERPRTERIAFRTRSEIEILDDGYKWRKYGKKSVKNSPNPRNYYRCSTEGCNVKKRVERDKDDPSYVVTTYEGTHNHVSPSTVYYASQDAASGRFFVAGTQPPGSIN from the exons ATGGCGGCAGTCGGGGCGCGCCCAGTGCTGTACCAccacccggcgccggcgggcgacgccgccgcctccatgtcCTCCTACTTCTCCCACGGGGGAAGCTCCACCTCCAGCTCCGCGtccagcttctccgccgcgctcggcgccgccgcgcccgccgagCCGTTCGACATCTCCGAGTTCCTCTTCGACGacggtgcaggcggcggcggaggagcggccGCGCCGGGCGTGTTCGCCACGgcgcccgacggcggcgcgccgcccccCGTCGTGCCCGCTGCTGGCAGTGCAATTAGTGCGGCCGCCGTACCTGCCGCTAG gggcgcggcggaggcggtgccgGAGCGGCCGCGGACGGAGCGTATCGCGTTCCGGACGAGGTCGGAGATCGAGATTCTGGACGACGGCTACAAGTGGAGGAAGTACGGCAAGAAGTCCGTAAAGAACAGCCCCAACCCAAG gaACTACTACCGGTGCTCGACGGAAGGGTGCAACGTGAAGAAGCGGGTGGAGCGGGACAAGGACGACCCCAGCTACGTGGTGACCACGTACGAGGGCACGCACAACCACGTGAGCCCCAGCACGGTGTACTACGCCAGCCAggacgccgcctccggccgcttCTTCGTCGCCGGCACGCAGCCGCCGGGCTCCATCAACTAG
- the LOC117850331 gene encoding probable aldehyde dehydrogenase: MQRPHSCRGKLKAPAAIHDDSSTRLWECRVAESEPNKPSLPSNLSGRSRGRSHLTSPPMSRLLSRRHLAAAAAARRSAPLACVSRWLHTPSFATVSPQEISGSNPAEVHNFVQGSWTASANWNWIVDPLNGEKFIKIAEVNGTEIKPFVESLSKCPKHGLHNPLKAPERYLMYGDISAKAAHMLGQPAVSDFFAKLIQRVSPKSYQQALAEVQVSQKFLENFCGDQVRFLARSFAVPGNHLGQRSNGYRWPYGPVAIITPFNFPLEIPLLQVMGALYMGNKPLLKVDSKVSVVMEQMLRLLHDCGLPAEDMDFINSDGVTMNKLLLEANPKMTLFTGSSRVAEKLAADLKGRVKLEDAGFDWKILGPDVQEVDYIAWVCDQDAYACSGQKCSAQSVLFMHKNWSSSGLLEKMKKLSERRKLEDLTIGPVLTVTTEAMTEHMNNLLKIPGSKVLFGGEPLENHSIPKIYGALKPTAVFVPLEEILKSGNFELVTKEIFGPFQVVTEYSEDQLDLVLEACERMNAHLTAAVVSNDPLFLQDVLGRSVNGTTYAGIRARTTGAPQNHWFGPAGDPRGAGIGTPEAIKLVWSCHREIIYDIGPVPKNWSLPSAT, from the exons ATGCAGAGGCCCCACAGCTGCCGTGGAAAGTTAAAAGCGCCCGCAGCGATACACGACGACAGCAGCACACGACTCTGGGAGTGCAGAGTTGCAGAGAGCGAACCCAACAAGCCATCACTCCCTAGCAATCTGAGTGGACGAAGCCGCGGGCGCAGCCACCTGACCTCGCCGCCGATGAGCCGCCTCCTCTCCCGGAGGCaccttgccgctgccgccgccgcccgtcgatCCGCTCCCCTCGCGTGCGTGTCCAG GTGGCTGCACACGCCGTCATTTGCAACGGTCTCTCCACAAGAGATTTCAGGTTCCAATCCCGCGGAAGTGCATAATTTTG TGCAGGGCAGCTGGACAGCATCTGCTAACTGGAACTGGATAGTTGATCCTCTAAATggtgaaaaattcatcaaaatcgCTGAGGTTAACGGAACCGAAATAAAG CCATTTGTGGAGAGTTTATCTAAATGCCCAAAGCATGGACTTCACAACCCACTTAAAGCTCCAGAGAG GTACCTCATGTATGGAGATATATCTGCAAAAGCTGCACATATGCTGGGCCAACCTGCG GTCTCAGATTTCTTTGCTAAACTTATCCAGAGGGTATCTCCAAAGAGCTACCAGCAAGCTCTTGCAGAAGTTCAAGTTTCTCAAAAGTTCTTGGAAAACTTCTGCGGAGATCAG GTACGCTTTCTGGCAAGGTCATTTGCTGTACCTGGCAACCATCTTGGACAAAGAAGTAATGGCTACCGTTGGCCTTATGGCCCA GTTGCAATTATCACACCATTCAATTTTCCTCTGGAGATTCCCTTACTACAAGTAATGGGAGCACTATACATGGGAAATAAGCCACTCCTCAAAGTTGACAGCAAGGTTAGCGTTGTGATGGAACAAATGCTCAGGTTACTTCACGATTGTGGATTGCCTGCAGAGGATATGGATTTCATAAATTCTGATGGTGTCACTATGAACAAGCTGCTGTTAGAG GCTAATCCAAAAATGACCCTTTTCACTGGGAGTTCACGGGTAGCAGAGAAATTGGCTGCTGATTTGAAAGGCCGAGTCAAGTTGGAGGATGCTGGTTTTGATTGGAAAATTCTTGGTCCAGATGTTCAAGAG GTTGATTATATTGCTTGGGTTTGCGATCAGGATGCTTATGCTTGCAGTGGTCAAAAGTGCTCTGCTCAGTCTGTTCTATTCATGCACAAG AATTGGTCTTCTAGCGGGTTGCTTGAGAAAATGAAGAAACTTTCTGAAAGAAGGAAGCTTGAAGATTTGACAATTGGCCCGGTCCTTACG GTTACCACAGAAGCAATGACAGAGCACATGAACAACCTTCTCAAAATACCAGGATCAAAGGTTCTTTTTGGTGGTGAACCTTTGGAAAATCACTCTATTCCAAAAATATACGGTGCTTTGAAGCCAACTGCTGTATTTGTTCCTCTGGAGGAAATCCTTAAAAGTGGGAATTTTGAGCTTGTGACAAAGGAGATATTTGGTCCATTCCAG GTGGTCACAGAATACTCTGAGGATCAGCTTGACTTGGTATTAGAAGCCTGTGAAAGGATGAATGCGCATCTGACAGCTGCTGTAGTTTCAAATGATCCATTATTCCTGCAG GACGTGCTTGGGAGATCAGTCAATGGGACAACATACGCTGGAATCAGAGCAAGGACAACTGGCGCTCCGCAGAACCACTG GTTTGGTCCAGCCGGGGACCCAAGAGGTGCAGGCATCGGAACTCCAGAAGCCATCAAACTTGTCTGGTCCTGCCACAGGGAGATCATATACGATATCGGGCCCGTGCCCAAGAACTGGTCGCTCCCCTCTGCGACATGA